In the Bremerella alba genome, one interval contains:
- a CDS encoding DUF1559 domain-containing protein, with product MLRKHAPRFRGFTLVELLVVIAIIGMLIALLLPAVQQAREAARRMQCSNQLKQFGLAMHNYHDTFGALPPGSRMTGAFPGNSQTPAHPQGGGWVDDQSWSQPILPFIEQSALFDLIDPTVCWNGNLVTQEARETRVGAFECPSAGMIFDPVTAAPQYARWKGNYVVNFGNTDYGQQTKSSVTFRGAPFRQGRNQKFRDITDGLSQTLLMSECIALLGDPIHGEYSRSTGGQMFTTWLSPNSSACDEITRQEPSASEQAQAGFCTTLLAGNWTKVQVQVVAARSRHPGGVQAANCDGSVNFVSETIDLNTWRGSSTSQGNEVAEN from the coding sequence ATGCTCCGCAAACACGCTCCTCGCTTCCGTGGTTTTACTCTCGTAGAGCTACTGGTGGTAATTGCCATCATCGGAATGTTAATTGCCCTGTTATTGCCAGCCGTTCAGCAAGCACGCGAGGCCGCACGAAGGATGCAATGCAGTAATCAACTGAAGCAATTCGGTCTCGCGATGCATAATTATCACGATACCTTCGGGGCCCTTCCTCCTGGCTCGCGAATGACAGGTGCATTCCCTGGCAACTCTCAAACGCCGGCTCATCCGCAAGGTGGTGGCTGGGTCGACGACCAAAGTTGGTCCCAACCCATTCTTCCCTTCATCGAACAGTCTGCCCTGTTCGATCTGATCGACCCAACCGTTTGTTGGAACGGCAACTTGGTCACCCAGGAAGCTCGCGAGACGCGGGTAGGCGCCTTCGAGTGCCCTTCGGCCGGCATGATTTTCGATCCCGTTACCGCAGCACCGCAGTATGCCCGGTGGAAGGGGAACTACGTCGTCAATTTCGGTAATACCGATTATGGTCAACAGACGAAGAGCTCGGTCACCTTCAGGGGTGCGCCTTTTCGCCAGGGCAGAAACCAGAAGTTCCGCGATATTACGGATGGCCTTTCGCAGACACTGCTCATGTCGGAATGCATTGCCCTTTTAGGCGATCCAATCCACGGTGAATATTCGCGTTCAACCGGAGGCCAGATGTTTACCACATGGCTTTCCCCTAACTCTTCTGCTTGTGACGAGATCACACGTCAGGAACCGAGTGCATCTGAGCAGGCTCAGGCAGGATTCTGCACGACGCTGCTGGCCGGGAATTGGACGAAGGTTCAAGTTCAAGTGGTCGCCGCAAGAAGCAGGCATCCTGGCGGCGTCCAAGCAGCCAATTGCGATGGATCGGTCAACTTCGTTAGCGAAACGATCGACTTGAACACTTGGCGTGGCAGTTCGACCTCACAAGGCAATGAAGTTGCGGAGAACTAA
- a CDS encoding DUF1559 family PulG-like putative transporter has translation MLCHDRPPKKAFTLVELLVVIAIIGVLIALLLPAVQQAREAARRMQCNNQLKQFALAMHNYHDTAGKLPSGSRWKGGFPGSSTNPKHPAGGTWVDDQSWSQPLLPFLEQNALADLIDPKVNWMSNESGENTNEAARRVKVDAFECPSGGMILNAPEVPQFVRWKGNYVINFGNTDYGQQTKSSVTFKGAPFRQGVNQQFRDIKDGLSNTLLMSECIPMESDPIHGGYTRSAGGQQFTTWLSPNSSACDEITRKGPTTEEQAQVQFCSIELAGDWSEIHKQVLAARSWHPGGVQAAHCDGSVRFVSETIDLDVWRGMSTSSGSEVFAGL, from the coding sequence ATGCTTTGCCACGACCGCCCACCGAAGAAAGCTTTCACCTTGGTCGAATTGTTAGTCGTGATTGCCATTATCGGCGTCTTGATCGCCCTGCTGTTGCCGGCGGTCCAACAAGCCCGAGAGGCCGCACGGCGGATGCAGTGCAACAACCAGCTGAAACAGTTCGCCTTGGCGATGCACAACTATCACGACACCGCCGGCAAGCTTCCCTCTGGTTCGCGATGGAAAGGGGGATTTCCTGGCAGTTCCACTAACCCCAAGCACCCAGCCGGAGGAACTTGGGTGGACGACCAAAGCTGGTCACAGCCGCTGCTTCCCTTTCTCGAGCAAAACGCCTTGGCAGATCTTATCGACCCAAAAGTGAACTGGATGAGCAATGAGTCAGGCGAAAACACCAACGAGGCTGCCCGCCGAGTCAAGGTCGACGCCTTCGAATGTCCTTCCGGCGGAATGATCCTTAATGCACCTGAGGTGCCGCAATTCGTGCGTTGGAAAGGCAACTATGTCATCAACTTCGGCAATACAGACTATGGCCAACAAACCAAAAGTTCGGTGACGTTCAAAGGGGCCCCCTTTCGGCAAGGAGTCAACCAGCAGTTTCGGGACATCAAGGATGGCCTTTCCAACACGTTATTGATGTCGGAATGCATCCCGATGGAAAGCGATCCGATTCACGGCGGTTATACCCGTTCGGCTGGAGGACAGCAGTTCACCACCTGGCTATCTCCCAACTCTTCTGCCTGCGATGAGATCACTCGGAAAGGACCCACGACCGAAGAGCAAGCTCAAGTCCAGTTCTGCTCCATCGAACTTGCCGGCGATTGGAGCGAGATACATAAGCAAGTACTCGCCGCACGCAGTTGGCATCCCGGCGGTGTGCAAGCAGCCCATTGCGACGGCTCTGTCCGGTTCGTAAGCGAAACGATCGACCTCGACGTATGGCGTGGCATGTCCACCTCAAGCGGCAGCGAAGTCTTCGCTGGATTGTAG
- a CDS encoding bile acid:sodium symporter family protein has product MPHPSWTQLSFTIAVILFAVSGFFLPFLYVWEYQGWQPRQAIGPLVQVIMFGMGVSLTFADFGRVLRMPKSVLVGVLGQFTVMPILAFLFVRLFGLDTEVAAGLILIGSCPGGVASNVIAYIAKANVPLSVTMTACSTMLSPLATPLAMLLLAGQYVPMEVAPMAWSIVKMILIPVLLGLLFNHFAGALVRRLQKLFPLVAMLGICVIIAITIALARDDLKNVGFVLFLAAALQNAVAFTVGYGGARALRLEENDCRTIALEVGIQNGGMATGLAINLMHSPVMALGSAVYGPWSAISSSVLAAWWRSCSPPSSETEDEDARDVTVNCHDELAENAPQQVP; this is encoded by the coding sequence ATGCCTCATCCCTCGTGGACTCAATTGTCCTTCACCATCGCGGTCATCCTATTTGCCGTGAGTGGATTTTTCCTGCCCTTTTTATATGTATGGGAATATCAAGGTTGGCAGCCCCGCCAGGCCATTGGCCCCTTGGTGCAAGTCATCATGTTTGGCATGGGTGTCTCGTTGACGTTTGCCGATTTTGGACGCGTCCTACGAATGCCTAAGTCGGTGCTCGTGGGCGTGCTCGGACAATTCACCGTCATGCCAATCTTGGCGTTTTTGTTTGTTCGGTTGTTCGGTTTAGATACGGAAGTTGCTGCCGGACTGATACTAATTGGCAGTTGCCCCGGCGGTGTTGCCTCTAATGTGATCGCTTACATCGCCAAAGCAAACGTCCCATTGTCAGTAACGATGACGGCTTGCAGTACGATGCTTTCGCCCCTGGCAACACCGCTGGCAATGTTGTTATTGGCCGGTCAATACGTCCCTATGGAAGTCGCGCCTATGGCTTGGTCGATTGTCAAAATGATCTTAATCCCGGTGCTTTTGGGGCTTCTATTCAATCATTTTGCCGGTGCACTCGTTCGCAGATTACAAAAGCTGTTTCCACTGGTCGCCATGCTCGGCATTTGCGTGATCATCGCCATTACGATTGCGCTGGCTCGTGACGATCTTAAAAACGTAGGCTTTGTCTTATTCCTAGCAGCCGCATTGCAAAATGCAGTAGCATTTACGGTCGGCTATGGCGGTGCAAGGGCTCTGCGATTGGAAGAGAACGATTGTCGCACGATCGCTCTCGAAGTGGGGATTCAAAACGGGGGCATGGCGACTGGCCTGGCAATTAATTTGATGCATAGCCCTGTCATGGCGTTGGGCTCTGCTGTGTATGGTCCGTGGAGCGCGATCAGCAGCAGCGTTCTGGCAGCTTGGTGGCGAAGTTGTTCCCCACCTTCTTCAGAAACTGAAGACGAAGACGCACGCGATGTTACCGTAAACTGCCACGATGAATTGGCTGAAAACGCACCTCAGCAAGTTCCCTAA
- a CDS encoding exo-alpha-sialidase, with protein MKNPIFTILFFAAALLVTVPLLQAEEVSQPKYQWPMDDHAGLAIQGNVTSAAGIAGESLVFEGESLATVKDSANYTDLADGYTIAFWVCPFFMNSDQQMLVGKNRYSLDQREWGVMIDRDRQLRAYLWQNGWKTIEAATPLEIDAWSLVGLVVQKDSVQLWVNGALAAETDLKHPIPTTDAPLTIGGIDDHGKLRQHFLGAVDEVHFYTRPIEKQEWSELHQQVAISSELQQIAKATQAKAAKKWAHLLPVENPVKMWDETQTLRTAESLPVLKEVSFHVIKPYEVKKDGYRFLHGVALVWHKDKLYASFGHNQGAENTVTEEARYCVSEDGGKSWSDLMMIDPGTEELAVSHGVFHSTGDQLWAFQGSYHGLRKGLRTRAYLLNETSGKWEFQGTILSGGFWPINPPVKMDDGNWIMPGLIVGNGNHTAVAISHGDSMMQWDLVPIPVHSSVGKMWGESAILVDGSRITNICRYGAKAQALAATSDDYGRTWTPMQDSNLPMVTSKPFAGTLTNGQNYLIATTTSNSGGKRYPLTIALSRPDEDLFSQVFVIRHAKFEQGPGESHPHASLSYPYAIEHEGKLYVGYSNNGGKVDGRAGNDNSAEMAIIPLSQLTTK; from the coding sequence ATGAAGAACCCCATCTTCACAATTCTTTTCTTTGCCGCTGCTCTCTTGGTCACCGTACCTCTTCTTCAAGCAGAAGAGGTTTCGCAGCCGAAGTATCAGTGGCCTATGGATGACCATGCCGGTCTCGCAATCCAAGGCAACGTAACCTCGGCCGCTGGTATTGCCGGTGAAAGCCTGGTGTTTGAAGGGGAGTCTCTGGCCACCGTCAAAGACTCTGCGAACTACACCGACTTAGCCGACGGTTACACGATCGCGTTCTGGGTTTGTCCCTTCTTTATGAATTCCGACCAACAAATGCTAGTTGGTAAGAACCGTTATTCGCTTGATCAGCGGGAATGGGGCGTGATGATCGATCGAGATCGTCAGCTACGAGCATATCTCTGGCAAAACGGATGGAAAACAATCGAAGCCGCGACTCCGCTCGAAATCGATGCCTGGTCACTGGTAGGACTAGTCGTTCAAAAAGACTCAGTCCAACTATGGGTTAACGGAGCCCTGGCAGCGGAAACCGACTTGAAACATCCGATTCCGACAACCGATGCGCCCTTAACGATCGGTGGAATCGATGACCATGGAAAATTGCGACAACACTTTCTCGGAGCGGTCGATGAGGTTCACTTTTACACGCGACCGATCGAGAAACAGGAATGGAGCGAGTTGCATCAGCAAGTTGCCATCTCTTCTGAACTACAACAGATAGCCAAAGCCACACAAGCAAAAGCCGCCAAAAAATGGGCACATCTACTTCCGGTAGAAAACCCCGTGAAAATGTGGGACGAAACTCAAACGCTACGAACCGCCGAAAGTCTGCCAGTCTTGAAAGAGGTTTCCTTTCATGTCATCAAGCCTTACGAAGTGAAGAAAGACGGTTATCGCTTTCTTCATGGAGTCGCTCTGGTATGGCACAAAGACAAACTTTATGCCTCGTTTGGCCATAATCAAGGCGCTGAGAACACGGTCACCGAGGAAGCGAGATACTGCGTTAGCGAGGATGGTGGAAAGAGTTGGAGCGATCTCATGATGATCGATCCGGGAACCGAGGAGTTAGCCGTCAGCCATGGTGTGTTCCATTCAACTGGCGACCAACTTTGGGCGTTTCAAGGATCGTATCACGGACTCCGCAAGGGGCTTCGCACTCGGGCCTATTTGCTCAACGAAACCTCTGGCAAGTGGGAATTTCAAGGAACCATTCTCAGTGGTGGATTCTGGCCCATCAATCCGCCTGTCAAGATGGATGATGGCAACTGGATCATGCCAGGGCTGATTGTGGGCAATGGCAACCATACGGCCGTGGCCATCAGTCACGGTGATTCGATGATGCAGTGGGATCTAGTTCCCATTCCGGTGCATTCTTCGGTAGGGAAAATGTGGGGCGAATCGGCGATTCTGGTTGATGGCTCGCGAATTACGAACATCTGCCGATATGGAGCAAAAGCTCAAGCATTGGCCGCCACCAGCGACGACTACGGACGCACGTGGACCCCCATGCAAGATTCCAATCTACCTATGGTGACCTCCAAACCATTTGCCGGAACTCTCACGAATGGCCAGAATTATCTGATCGCAACAACCACCTCGAACTCAGGAGGAAAGCGATACCCGCTAACGATTGCCCTCTCCCGTCCTGACGAAGACCTGTTCTCGCAGGTCTTTGTCATTCGCCATGCTAAATTCGAGCAAGGGCCCGGTGAATCGCACCCTCATGCTTCGTTGTCTTATCCTTACGCGATCGAGCACGAAGGAAAACTTTACGTCGGCTATTCCAATAACGGCGGCAAAGTCGACGGGCGTGCGGGGAATGATAATAGCGCCGAAATGGCCATCATTCCTCTCTCGCAACTAACTACGAAATAG
- a CDS encoding DUF1559 domain-containing protein: MSPPKRHAFTLVELLVVIAIIGVLISLLLPAVQQAREAARRIDCQNRMKQLGLALHNYHDTHRTFPFGELVTPDACPPTTSAKRGAPWTVAILSFMEQGSRYSEFDMAGTFAGIANDGSNTNEAFQIVPNPAYQCPSDPNAADTEPNTNYRGIQGGGPLADAECATGSASNKRVFFDNGILFMNSKVAMRDITDGTSNTLMVGESRWWFAVGQNEPYGTYFMWSSTTRNAGGSSHVNVVAAAVDPINNPLVDYNPGNGPYTDHPAGIGAVVGTHTRAFGSWHPGGAQFLRGDASIHLISETVDLATYRQMATRNDGLPIGGAL; the protein is encoded by the coding sequence ATGTCACCTCCCAAACGTCATGCCTTCACCTTAGTCGAGTTACTCGTTGTGATCGCTATTATAGGTGTTTTGATCTCGCTTCTCTTGCCAGCGGTGCAACAAGCACGGGAAGCAGCTCGCCGTATCGACTGTCAGAATCGGATGAAGCAACTTGGTCTGGCACTGCACAATTATCACGACACGCATCGCACCTTTCCTTTTGGAGAATTGGTTACTCCGGATGCCTGTCCTCCAACAACTTCGGCAAAACGTGGTGCCCCCTGGACCGTAGCAATTCTCTCGTTCATGGAACAAGGTTCGAGATACAGCGAGTTTGATATGGCCGGCACGTTCGCCGGGATTGCCAATGATGGAAGCAACACTAACGAAGCTTTCCAGATTGTGCCCAATCCTGCCTATCAATGCCCTTCCGATCCCAACGCGGCAGACACTGAGCCCAATACTAACTACCGAGGAATTCAAGGAGGCGGTCCTTTAGCAGACGCTGAATGTGCCACCGGATCGGCAAGTAATAAACGCGTGTTTTTCGACAACGGAATTCTGTTTATGAATTCCAAAGTCGCGATGCGGGATATCACCGATGGCACAAGCAATACCCTGATGGTTGGCGAGTCACGATGGTGGTTCGCTGTCGGGCAAAACGAACCTTATGGCACTTATTTCATGTGGTCTTCAACCACGCGAAATGCCGGAGGTTCCAGCCATGTGAACGTCGTCGCCGCAGCTGTTGACCCTATCAACAACCCTTTAGTGGACTACAACCCAGGCAATGGTCCCTATACCGATCATCCCGCAGGTATCGGAGCCGTCGTGGGCACCCATACGCGTGCATTTGGAAGCTGGCATCCCGGGGGTGCTCAATTTTTACGGGGAGACGCATCGATTCATTTGATAAGTGAGACCGTCGACCTGGCAACGTATCGTCAAATGGCAACGCGAAACGACGGTCTGCCCATTGGAGGAGCACTATGA
- a CDS encoding AraC family transcriptional regulator, with protein sequence MRRVALIIETSRTYGRDLLRGIKRFTQEHEPWSLFVEARDLDSKPPTWLRSWHGDGILTRSGSKAIATAVRRTGIPSIEMRSRRWNTKMFHLGIDNGLVASMVAEHFLERGFQHFGVFALDVEPFFIERRKNFVSYLKQRGFDCSVFRQPGRFEKAEEWESQQRQLMDWICDLPRPTAIMACTDQLGCWLLDACFRLSIRVPEDVAVVGVENDELLATMSTPPLSSVRFPGEQLGYEGARMLERMMQGEDLSNQSKLMAPLGIETRQSSDIVAIEDPWLSRAIQIIRERATDGLNVSNVLSEVPLSRSSLERGFRQYLGRSPNEEIVRVRVEHVCRLLRETDISLDGIAQRTGFTRAQYMLQVFRKHKGTTPGAYRRQHRPGA encoded by the coding sequence ATGCGACGTGTCGCCTTAATCATCGAAACGTCACGAACGTACGGTCGCGATCTCTTACGTGGTATCAAGCGTTTCACCCAGGAGCACGAGCCGTGGTCGCTATTTGTCGAGGCGCGAGATCTCGATTCCAAGCCTCCGACGTGGTTACGAAGTTGGCATGGCGACGGCATTCTCACTCGGTCGGGCAGTAAAGCGATTGCAACGGCTGTTCGGCGGACGGGAATTCCATCGATCGAAATGCGATCGCGCCGCTGGAATACAAAAATGTTTCACCTGGGGATCGATAACGGCTTGGTGGCATCGATGGTCGCCGAGCATTTTCTGGAACGCGGGTTTCAACACTTCGGCGTGTTTGCGTTAGACGTCGAGCCCTTTTTTATTGAACGACGAAAGAACTTTGTTAGTTACTTGAAGCAGCGCGGATTTGATTGCTCGGTGTTTCGCCAGCCGGGTCGGTTTGAGAAAGCCGAAGAGTGGGAATCGCAGCAGCGACAACTGATGGACTGGATCTGCGATCTGCCGCGCCCGACGGCCATCATGGCATGTACCGATCAACTAGGCTGTTGGTTGCTGGACGCCTGCTTCCGGCTTTCGATTCGTGTGCCAGAAGATGTGGCCGTGGTGGGTGTAGAAAACGACGAGCTACTCGCCACCATGAGCACGCCGCCCCTAAGTAGCGTGCGTTTTCCCGGCGAACAACTTGGCTATGAAGGAGCTCGCATGCTGGAAAGAATGATGCAGGGAGAAGACCTTTCGAATCAATCGAAGCTGATGGCTCCACTTGGCATCGAGACACGACAGTCGTCAGATATTGTCGCCATCGAGGATCCTTGGTTGTCACGAGCCATTCAAATTATTCGTGAAAGGGCTACCGATGGCTTGAATGTGAGTAACGTTCTATCGGAAGTTCCTTTGTCTCGCAGTTCTTTAGAGCGTGGTTTCCGCCAGTATCTTGGCCGTTCGCCCAATGAGGAAATTGTCCGCGTCCGCGTCGAGCACGTCTGTCGACTGCTTCGCGAAACCGACATTAGTCTTGATGGTATCGCCCAACGCACTGGGTTTACCCGCGCCCAATATATGCTCCAGGTGTTTCGTAAGCACAAAGGAACTACCCCTGGTGCTTATCGTCGTCAACATCGGCCTGGGGCATAA
- a CDS encoding dihydrodipicolinate synthase family protein: MFEDIMGIVPPMVTPFRHDGTIDEAALRQETRYLIDTALVHGLAVCGSTGEGHTLTTDETRQVTAIVCEETAGRVPVITGIIANSTDAVIERGRAVQDLDVAALQVTPVHYLFRPNDDAMTKHFGDITTKTNLPVIIYNVVPWTYLSPQLLTRIIDEVDGVIGVKQSAGDLKMLADLVLMVGDRARIMSAVDALLYPSYTLGAVGAIAATLTAVPELCVEQWNALQAGDHARAKELHEKILPIWNAIFDDNLPANIRYCMELQGREGGIPRPPMPVTSEVQKGPILRALALAGVLNRDAEMAELP, encoded by the coding sequence ATGTTTGAAGATATCATGGGCATCGTTCCTCCGATGGTTACACCCTTTCGTCACGATGGCACAATCGACGAAGCGGCTTTACGACAAGAAACGCGATACCTTATCGACACGGCTCTAGTACATGGACTCGCCGTTTGTGGAAGCACCGGCGAAGGACACACGCTTACAACCGATGAAACTCGGCAGGTAACCGCAATCGTATGCGAAGAAACTGCGGGACGCGTTCCAGTCATCACGGGCATTATCGCCAACAGCACGGACGCCGTGATTGAACGAGGACGCGCTGTCCAAGACCTGGACGTAGCCGCGTTACAGGTGACCCCTGTGCACTATCTGTTTCGCCCCAATGATGACGCGATGACCAAACACTTTGGCGACATCACCACCAAGACAAACCTTCCTGTGATCATCTACAATGTCGTCCCGTGGACCTATTTATCACCGCAATTACTCACGCGTATCATTGACGAAGTAGATGGAGTCATCGGTGTGAAGCAAAGCGCTGGCGACCTAAAAATGCTGGCGGATCTTGTCTTGATGGTCGGCGATCGTGCTCGCATTATGTCGGCTGTCGATGCATTACTTTACCCGTCCTATACCTTGGGGGCTGTCGGCGCGATTGCCGCGACCCTCACGGCTGTACCGGAACTTTGTGTCGAACAATGGAATGCCCTCCAGGCCGGTGACCACGCGCGAGCCAAAGAACTGCACGAGAAGATTCTCCCTATTTGGAACGCGATCTTCGACGACAATCTTCCTGCGAATATTCGCTATTGCATGGAACTTCAAGGCCGTGAAGGGGGTATCCCTCGACCACCTATGCCGGTCACCTCTGAAGTTCAGAAAGGCCCCATTCTAAGAGCACTCGCTCTGGCAGGTGTACTTAATCGCGATGCCGAAATGGCCGAATTGCCGTAG